A single genomic interval of Eurosta solidaginis isolate ZX-2024a chromosome 3, ASM4086904v1, whole genome shotgun sequence harbors:
- the eEF1beta gene encoding probable elongation factor 1-beta gives MAFDDVKTPEGLKELDKFLTDNSYISGYTPSKADLSVFDALGKAPTGNFPHVQRWYRHIASYQAGERAAWGGSPLPQAAGGKPTVAAPAAADDDDDVDLFGSDDEEEDAEAARIREERVAAYSAKKSKKPALIAKSSVLLDVKPWDDETDMKEMERLVRTIEMDGLLWGASKLVPVGFGINKLQIMCVIEDEKVSIDLLTETIQEFQELVQSVDIAAFNKI, from the exons atggCTTTCGATGATGTAAAAACTCCGGAAGGTTTAAAGGAGTTGGACAAATTCCTTACGGACAACAGTTACATTAGCGG TTACACGCCCAGCAAAGCTGATTTATCAGTATTCGATGCTTTAGGCAAAGCGCCAACTGGTAACTTTCCACATGTACAACGTTGGTACCGTCACATTGCTTCCTATCAGGCTGGTGAACGTGCTGCCTGGGGTGGTTCCCCATTACCACAGGCTGCTGGTGGTAAACCTACAGTTGCGGCTCCTGCTGCTGCCGATGACGACGACGATGTGGATCTCTTCGGTTCTGATGACGAAGAAGAGGATGCAGAAGCAGCACGTATTCGTGAGGAACGTGTTGCGGCATATTctgcgaaaaaatctaaaaaacccGCCCTAATCGCTAAGTCGTCAGTGCTCTTGGATGTTAAGCCATGGGATGATGAGACCGATATGAAGGAAATGGAAAGACTAGTACGCACTATTGAGATGGATGGGCTTTTGTGGGGTGCCTCCAAGTTGGTGCCAGTTGGTTTTGGAATTAACAAACTGCAAATAATGTGCGTTATTGAAGATGAGAAAGTTTCAATTGATTTGTTGACTGAAACCATTCAGGAATTCCAAGAACTTGTTCAATCCGTCGACATTGCTGCTTTCAATAAAATCTAA